A stretch of the Arvicola amphibius chromosome 8, mArvAmp1.2, whole genome shotgun sequence genome encodes the following:
- the LOC119821960 gene encoding RING finger protein 223-like, translated as MAALANDSGGSTQSRSSSLGSREGVGGTAAGARDDGDTAVRDTAATAPSLPPLEDYECKICYNYFDADRRAPKLLACLHTFCQECLSQLQLRAAAAASAAPERAQRPPPWHGPPGAIACPVCRHRTPLPDSRVHGLPNNTKLAEAFPLALRAAHDPLPQDRLPPLASRRPATAASPPAATPQPPQPAPPPAEDTAPGPQGRPGLRAPGAYESCQNCKRAALTAGCVCVVFSFLSMVVLLFTGLIFVNHYGGGGGGGGGPPGSGSSPGPAPAPGGSPSPSPSPVGPICLSVASILALFSVVVTWIICWLKYRPEGAAAGSAASGGSGSRARAAAAPGRRSDSLCDPGADGSQKKVLEPLELE; from the exons ATGGCAGCGCTTGCGAACGACAGCGGCGGCAGCACCCAGAGCCGGAGCAGCAGCCTCGGGAGCCGGGAGGGAGTTGGGGGTACTGCGGCGGGAGCTCGCGACGATGGGGACACCGCAGTCCGGGACACCGCGGCGACCGCCCCCAGCCTCCCTCCTCTCGAGGACTACGAGTGCAAAATCTGCTACAACTACTTCGACGCGGACCGGCGCGCCCCCAAGCTGCTGGCTTGCCTGCACACCTTCTGCCAGGAGTGCTTGAGCCAGCTGCAGctccgcgccgccgccgccgccagcgCGGCACCTGAGCGCGCGCAGCGCCCGCCACCCTGGCACGGCCCGCCCGGCGCCATCGCGTGCCCGGTGTGCCGCCACCGCACGCCGCTGCCGGACAGCCGCGTGCACGGCCTGCCCAACAACACCAAGCTCGCCGAGGCCTTCCCGCTGGCTTTGCGCGCCGCGCACGATCCGCTACCCCAGGACCggctccctcctctggcctcccgcCGCCCCGCAACCGCTGCCTCGCCGCCAGCCGCCACCCCGCAGCCGCCGCAGCCGGCGCCACCACCCGCGGAGGACACCGCCCCAGGGCCTCAAGGCCGCCCAGGCCTCCGCGCCCCGGGAGCCTACGAGAGCTGTCAGAACTGCAAGCGTGCAGCGCTCACCGCCGGCTGCGTCTGCGtggtcttctccttcctttccatggTGGTGCTGCTGTTCACCGGTCTCATCTTCGTCAACCActacggcggcggcggcggcgggggtgggggaccCCCGGGCAGCGGTTCGTCCCCCGGTCCCgccccagctccaggaggatcGCCCTCGCCCTCGCCCTCGCCCGTAGGACCCATCTGTCTGTCAGTGGCTAGCATCCTGGCACTCTTCTCGGTGGTGGTCACCTGGATCATCTGCTGGCTCAAGTATCGGCCCGAGGGGGCGGCCGCGGGCTCCGCAGCAAGCGGCGGGAGTGGCTCCAGGGCGCGGGCAGCCGCAGCTCCCGGCAGGAGGAGCGACAG cCTGTGTGATCCTGGTGCtgatggaagccagaagaaggttttggagcctctggaactggagtag